The following are encoded together in the Malaya genurostris strain Urasoe2022 chromosome 3, Malgen_1.1, whole genome shotgun sequence genome:
- the LOC131436365 gene encoding long-chain-fatty-acid--CoA ligase 1 isoform X2, with product MFDDLDECLRYVGGPGGAIALTGVAAATAYYYATRPVPEKPLVPLDNQCPIEDGPEQIHVSKFYKEAKDGKFISCLSEDARTLYQTFRKGVIESNNGPCLGWRENLQSPYQWMNFNEALLRAKNFGSGLLTLGLRPGPNTFVGIYSQNRPEWILFEQGVYCYSMVVVPLYDTLGPDACAFIISQAEISVVVVEDDKKVNLLLDKAPRTLRKFVVIRSVRPATLQRAKNQGIEIYSFDEVEKLGAANDYPEVEPKPSDLCTVCYTSGTTGNPKGVMLSHMNVVSGVAGVLLQLGPHKPRVADIMISFLPLAHMLERCCENAVYYNGGAVGFYSGDIKELTNDLKALKPTLMPAVPRLLNRVYDKIYSEVARSSVKRVLLRMALNAKEAEIKRGIIRTTSIWDKIVFRKIQEGFGGRLRLMVVGSAPLSSTVLTFCRVALGCLICEGYGQTECTAPITLTVQGDFVPGHVGPPVACNAIKLVDVPEMEYYASQQQGEICVKGSNVFIGYYKDPVRTAETIDEDGWHHTGDIGQWQPNGTLKVIDRKKHIFKLSQGEYIVPEKIENAYSRSQYVEQVFVHGESLKSCVVAIVVPDVEVIKSWAMENNIPGTLSVLCNNPDVKQLILNDMIAWGKQFGLRSFEQVKDIYLHPDPFSVQNGLLTPTFKSRRPQIRSYFAPQLDDMYKHLD from the exons ggtCCCGAGCAAATTCACGTGTCGAAATTCTATAAAGAAGCAAAGGATGGTAAATTCATCAGTTGCTTATCGGAAGATGCACGGACACTTTATCAGACTTTTAGGAAAGGTGTTATTGAGTCGAACAATGGTCCGTGTCTGGGTTGGCGAGAGAACTTGCAATCTCCGTACCAG TGGATGAATTTCAACGAAGCATTGCTACGAGCAAAGAATTTCGGATCTGGATTGCTTACGCTGGGTCTACGTCCCGGGCCAAATACGTTCGTAGGAATTTATTCACAAAACCGACCGGAATGGATTCTCTTCGAACAGGGGGTGTATTGTTACTCGATGGTTGTTGTTCCTTTGTACGATACCCTGGGCCCGGATGCGTGTGCTTTCATCATCAGCCAGGCAGAGATTTCTGTGGTGGTAGTAGAGGATGACAAAAAAGTTAACTTGCTACTGGATAAGGCACCGAG AACTCTCCGGAAATTTGTAGTCATACGCAGTGTACGTCCAGCAACGTTGCAGCGTGCCAAGAATCAAGGTATTGAAATCTACTCCTTCGACGAGGTGGAGAAGCTTGGAGCTGCCAATGATTATCCCGAGGTGGAACCGAAACCCTCTGATCTCTGTACCGTTTGCTACACATCGGGTACTACGGGAAATCCTAAAGGAGTGATGCTGTCTCATATGAATGTCGTATCAGGAGTAGCTGGTGTACTACTTCAGTTAGGACCTCATAAACCACGTGTTGCAGATATAATGATCTCTTTTCTGCCACTAGCACACATGCTGGAAAGGTGCTGCGAAAATGCTGTTTATTACAATGGCGGAGCAGTAGGATTCTACTCTGGCGATATTAAAGAACTTACCAATGATTTAAAGGCTTTGAAACCAACTTTAATGCCAGCAGTTCCTAGGTTACTAAACCGGGTGTATGACAAAATATACAGTGAAGTGGCCCGATCATCGGTTAAAAGGGTACTTCTACGAATGGCACTGAACGCGAAGGAAGCCGAAATCAAGCGAGGAATTATTAGAACAACCAGTATTTGGGACAAGATCGTATTTCGAAAAATCCAGGAAGGATTCGGTGGACGACTGCGGCTTATGGTTGTCGGATCAGCCCCACTCTCCTCCACAGTACTTACATTCTGCCGTGTTGCTCTCGGGTGCTTGATTTGTGAGGGTTACGGACAAACTGAATGTACAGCACCGATCACCCTTACCGTACAGGGAGACTTCGTTCCGGGTCACGTAGGACCACCAGTTGCATGCAACGCAATCAAACTGGTGGATGTTCCTGAGATGGAGTACTATGCGTCGCAACAACAAGGAGAGATTTGTGTGAAAGGATCGAACGTATTTATTGG cTACTACAAAGACCCCGTCCGAACTGCAGAAACCATCGACGAGGACGGGTGGCATCATACTGGTGACATTGGCCAATGGCAACCGAACGGGACACTAAAGGTAATTGACCGgaagaaacatattttcaagCTGAGTCAGGGTGAGTACATCGTTCCGGAGAAGATCGAAAACGCATACAGTCGCAGTCAGTACGTGGAGCAAGTGTTCGTGCATGGAGAGAgtctgaag AGTTGCGTAGTTGCGATTGTTGTTCCCGATGTCGAAGTGATTAAAAGTTGGGCTATGGAAAACAACATTCCGGGAACTCTGAGCGTACTGTGTAACAATCCGGATGTCAAGCAGTTAATCCTGAACGACATGATTGCCTGGGGAAAACAGTTTGGACTTCGATCATTCGAACAG GTCAAAGATATTTACCTCCATCCGGATCCATTCTCGGTGCAGAATGGCTTGCTAACTCCTACGTTCAAAAGCCGAAGACCCCAGATCAGAAGTTATTTCGCACCGCAACTGGATGATATGTACAAACATCTGGACTGA
- the LOC131436365 gene encoding long-chain-fatty-acid--CoA ligase 1 isoform X4 — translation MSCCGSVDPIRPPINPAFQSDTLKGPEQIHVSKFYKEAKDGKFISCLSEDARTLYQTFRKGVIESNNGPCLGWRENLQSPYQWMNFNEALLRAKNFGSGLLTLGLRPGPNTFVGIYSQNRPEWILFEQGVYCYSMVVVPLYDTLGPDACAFIISQAEISVVVVEDDKKVNLLLDKAPRTLRKFVVIRSVRPATLQRAKNQGIEIYSFDEVEKLGAANDYPEVEPKPSDLCTVCYTSGTTGNPKGVMLSHMNVVSGVAGVLLQLGPHKPRVADIMISFLPLAHMLERCCENAVYYNGGAVGFYSGDIKELTNDLKALKPTLMPAVPRLLNRVYDKIYSEVARSSVKRVLLRMALNAKEAEIKRGIIRTTSIWDKIVFRKIQEGFGGRLRLMVVGSAPLSSTVLTFCRVALGCLICEGYGQTECTAPITLTVQGDFVPGHVGPPVACNAIKLVDVPEMEYYASQQQGEICVKGSNVFIGYYKDPVRTAETIDEDGWHHTGDIGQWQPNGTLKVIDRKKHIFKLSQGEYIVPEKIENAYSRSQYVEQVFVHGESLKSCVVAIVVPDVEVIKSWAMENNIPGTLSVLCNNPDVKQLILNDMIAWGKQFGLRSFEQVKDIYLHPDPFSVQNGLLTPTFKSRRPQIRSYFAPQLDDMYKHLD, via the exons ggtCCCGAGCAAATTCACGTGTCGAAATTCTATAAAGAAGCAAAGGATGGTAAATTCATCAGTTGCTTATCGGAAGATGCACGGACACTTTATCAGACTTTTAGGAAAGGTGTTATTGAGTCGAACAATGGTCCGTGTCTGGGTTGGCGAGAGAACTTGCAATCTCCGTACCAG TGGATGAATTTCAACGAAGCATTGCTACGAGCAAAGAATTTCGGATCTGGATTGCTTACGCTGGGTCTACGTCCCGGGCCAAATACGTTCGTAGGAATTTATTCACAAAACCGACCGGAATGGATTCTCTTCGAACAGGGGGTGTATTGTTACTCGATGGTTGTTGTTCCTTTGTACGATACCCTGGGCCCGGATGCGTGTGCTTTCATCATCAGCCAGGCAGAGATTTCTGTGGTGGTAGTAGAGGATGACAAAAAAGTTAACTTGCTACTGGATAAGGCACCGAG AACTCTCCGGAAATTTGTAGTCATACGCAGTGTACGTCCAGCAACGTTGCAGCGTGCCAAGAATCAAGGTATTGAAATCTACTCCTTCGACGAGGTGGAGAAGCTTGGAGCTGCCAATGATTATCCCGAGGTGGAACCGAAACCCTCTGATCTCTGTACCGTTTGCTACACATCGGGTACTACGGGAAATCCTAAAGGAGTGATGCTGTCTCATATGAATGTCGTATCAGGAGTAGCTGGTGTACTACTTCAGTTAGGACCTCATAAACCACGTGTTGCAGATATAATGATCTCTTTTCTGCCACTAGCACACATGCTGGAAAGGTGCTGCGAAAATGCTGTTTATTACAATGGCGGAGCAGTAGGATTCTACTCTGGCGATATTAAAGAACTTACCAATGATTTAAAGGCTTTGAAACCAACTTTAATGCCAGCAGTTCCTAGGTTACTAAACCGGGTGTATGACAAAATATACAGTGAAGTGGCCCGATCATCGGTTAAAAGGGTACTTCTACGAATGGCACTGAACGCGAAGGAAGCCGAAATCAAGCGAGGAATTATTAGAACAACCAGTATTTGGGACAAGATCGTATTTCGAAAAATCCAGGAAGGATTCGGTGGACGACTGCGGCTTATGGTTGTCGGATCAGCCCCACTCTCCTCCACAGTACTTACATTCTGCCGTGTTGCTCTCGGGTGCTTGATTTGTGAGGGTTACGGACAAACTGAATGTACAGCACCGATCACCCTTACCGTACAGGGAGACTTCGTTCCGGGTCACGTAGGACCACCAGTTGCATGCAACGCAATCAAACTGGTGGATGTTCCTGAGATGGAGTACTATGCGTCGCAACAACAAGGAGAGATTTGTGTGAAAGGATCGAACGTATTTATTGG cTACTACAAAGACCCCGTCCGAACTGCAGAAACCATCGACGAGGACGGGTGGCATCATACTGGTGACATTGGCCAATGGCAACCGAACGGGACACTAAAGGTAATTGACCGgaagaaacatattttcaagCTGAGTCAGGGTGAGTACATCGTTCCGGAGAAGATCGAAAACGCATACAGTCGCAGTCAGTACGTGGAGCAAGTGTTCGTGCATGGAGAGAgtctgaag AGTTGCGTAGTTGCGATTGTTGTTCCCGATGTCGAAGTGATTAAAAGTTGGGCTATGGAAAACAACATTCCGGGAACTCTGAGCGTACTGTGTAACAATCCGGATGTCAAGCAGTTAATCCTGAACGACATGATTGCCTGGGGAAAACAGTTTGGACTTCGATCATTCGAACAG GTCAAAGATATTTACCTCCATCCGGATCCATTCTCGGTGCAGAATGGCTTGCTAACTCCTACGTTCAAAAGCCGAAGACCCCAGATCAGAAGTTATTTCGCACCGCAACTGGATGATATGTACAAACATCTGGACTGA
- the LOC131436365 gene encoding long-chain-fatty-acid--CoA ligase 1 isoform X3 produces the protein MVDDLDECLRYVGGPGGAIALTGVAAATAYYYATRPVPEKPLVPLDNQCPIEDGPEQIHVSKFYKEAKDGKFISCLSEDARTLYQTFRKGVIESNNGPCLGWRENLQSPYQWMNFNEALLRAKNFGSGLLTLGLRPGPNTFVGIYSQNRPEWILFEQGVYCYSMVVVPLYDTLGPDACAFIISQAEISVVVVEDDKKVNLLLDKAPRTLRKFVVIRSVRPATLQRAKNQGIEIYSFDEVEKLGAANDYPEVEPKPSDLCTVCYTSGTTGNPKGVMLSHMNVVSGVAGVLLQLGPHKPRVADIMISFLPLAHMLERCCENAVYYNGGAVGFYSGDIKELTNDLKALKPTLMPAVPRLLNRVYDKIYSEVARSSVKRVLLRMALNAKEAEIKRGIIRTTSIWDKIVFRKIQEGFGGRLRLMVVGSAPLSSTVLTFCRVALGCLICEGYGQTECTAPITLTVQGDFVPGHVGPPVACNAIKLVDVPEMEYYASQQQGEICVKGSNVFIGYYKDPVRTAETIDEDGWHHTGDIGQWQPNGTLKVIDRKKHIFKLSQGEYIVPEKIENAYSRSQYVEQVFVHGESLKSCVVAIVVPDVEVIKSWAMENNIPGTLSVLCNNPDVKQLILNDMIAWGKQFGLRSFEQVKDIYLHPDPFSVQNGLLTPTFKSRRPQIRSYFAPQLDDMYKHLD, from the exons ggtCCCGAGCAAATTCACGTGTCGAAATTCTATAAAGAAGCAAAGGATGGTAAATTCATCAGTTGCTTATCGGAAGATGCACGGACACTTTATCAGACTTTTAGGAAAGGTGTTATTGAGTCGAACAATGGTCCGTGTCTGGGTTGGCGAGAGAACTTGCAATCTCCGTACCAG TGGATGAATTTCAACGAAGCATTGCTACGAGCAAAGAATTTCGGATCTGGATTGCTTACGCTGGGTCTACGTCCCGGGCCAAATACGTTCGTAGGAATTTATTCACAAAACCGACCGGAATGGATTCTCTTCGAACAGGGGGTGTATTGTTACTCGATGGTTGTTGTTCCTTTGTACGATACCCTGGGCCCGGATGCGTGTGCTTTCATCATCAGCCAGGCAGAGATTTCTGTGGTGGTAGTAGAGGATGACAAAAAAGTTAACTTGCTACTGGATAAGGCACCGAG AACTCTCCGGAAATTTGTAGTCATACGCAGTGTACGTCCAGCAACGTTGCAGCGTGCCAAGAATCAAGGTATTGAAATCTACTCCTTCGACGAGGTGGAGAAGCTTGGAGCTGCCAATGATTATCCCGAGGTGGAACCGAAACCCTCTGATCTCTGTACCGTTTGCTACACATCGGGTACTACGGGAAATCCTAAAGGAGTGATGCTGTCTCATATGAATGTCGTATCAGGAGTAGCTGGTGTACTACTTCAGTTAGGACCTCATAAACCACGTGTTGCAGATATAATGATCTCTTTTCTGCCACTAGCACACATGCTGGAAAGGTGCTGCGAAAATGCTGTTTATTACAATGGCGGAGCAGTAGGATTCTACTCTGGCGATATTAAAGAACTTACCAATGATTTAAAGGCTTTGAAACCAACTTTAATGCCAGCAGTTCCTAGGTTACTAAACCGGGTGTATGACAAAATATACAGTGAAGTGGCCCGATCATCGGTTAAAAGGGTACTTCTACGAATGGCACTGAACGCGAAGGAAGCCGAAATCAAGCGAGGAATTATTAGAACAACCAGTATTTGGGACAAGATCGTATTTCGAAAAATCCAGGAAGGATTCGGTGGACGACTGCGGCTTATGGTTGTCGGATCAGCCCCACTCTCCTCCACAGTACTTACATTCTGCCGTGTTGCTCTCGGGTGCTTGATTTGTGAGGGTTACGGACAAACTGAATGTACAGCACCGATCACCCTTACCGTACAGGGAGACTTCGTTCCGGGTCACGTAGGACCACCAGTTGCATGCAACGCAATCAAACTGGTGGATGTTCCTGAGATGGAGTACTATGCGTCGCAACAACAAGGAGAGATTTGTGTGAAAGGATCGAACGTATTTATTGG cTACTACAAAGACCCCGTCCGAACTGCAGAAACCATCGACGAGGACGGGTGGCATCATACTGGTGACATTGGCCAATGGCAACCGAACGGGACACTAAAGGTAATTGACCGgaagaaacatattttcaagCTGAGTCAGGGTGAGTACATCGTTCCGGAGAAGATCGAAAACGCATACAGTCGCAGTCAGTACGTGGAGCAAGTGTTCGTGCATGGAGAGAgtctgaag AGTTGCGTAGTTGCGATTGTTGTTCCCGATGTCGAAGTGATTAAAAGTTGGGCTATGGAAAACAACATTCCGGGAACTCTGAGCGTACTGTGTAACAATCCGGATGTCAAGCAGTTAATCCTGAACGACATGATTGCCTGGGGAAAACAGTTTGGACTTCGATCATTCGAACAG GTCAAAGATATTTACCTCCATCCGGATCCATTCTCGGTGCAGAATGGCTTGCTAACTCCTACGTTCAAAAGCCGAAGACCCCAGATCAGAAGTTATTTCGCACCGCAACTGGATGATATGTACAAACATCTGGACTGA